The segment GTAGACGGCGGCGACGAGGTAGGGCGTGTAATGAAAATCCTTCGCCTCGTCGCGGCCGGCGGCGCCGAGGTCGGGCAGGACGTGCTTGGCGATGTACCGGTTCGCCGCATAAATCGCGGTCTTGGCGCGGATCGTGGTGACGACGCCGTCGATCATGTAGGAGACGTGGACCTCGTCGCCCTCGTTCTTCGCGCGGAGCACGAAGGCGCCGGTCTTGATCTTGTCGACGCCGATCTTCTCGGCGAGCATGAGCGCGAGGTAGGCATTGCCGCCGGGCTGGGAGAGGACGGGGCCGAATTCGGCGCAGAGGAAGCTGATCGCGGCCCAGGCCGAGACCTTGTCGTAGGTCGTGCCGAGCGAGGAGCGGCAGTACGGGTCGAAATACTGGCCCACCTCGGGCGCCCAGCCCTTCCCTGCGATGTATTCGGCGAGCGTGATGTTGTCGAGGCCGCGGACGTCGGGATCCGTCGTGGAGTTGTCGGTCGGCGTGTCGAAGCCGAACTTCATGTCCTGGCCCTCGTAGTCGTACCAGGCGATCATGTCCTCGCGGAAGGCCTTGAGGTCGGCGATGACGTTCGGCGGATACGGCAGGGCGTCCATGCCCGCCTCCCAGCCGTCTTCGTAGAATTTGCCGGCGATCCAGTCGCCGTTCGCCGGGCCCGGGATGATGTACTTCTCGTCGACGATGGGGGTGCCCTCCATGTCGTAACCCGTGATGATGCCGAGGTCCTCGTAGGTCTCGTTGAGGTTGTCGTTGTACGGAAAGACCGTGTACGCGGCGGCCTGGCCGTGGGTGCGGTCGGGATCACCGCCCTTCTTGGAGACGCCGCCGACGGGATCCTCTTTTTCGAGCAGCAGGATGTTCGTGACCCCGCTCCGCTGCAATTTGCGCGCGGCGACGAGGCCGCTGATGCCGCCCCCGATGATCACGC is part of the Polyangium spumosum genome and harbors:
- a CDS encoding FAD-dependent oxidoreductase; its protein translation is MKFKSDPPNRKPLKTLAPGLRRRDFLNGLLVGASGVFLGGLGAGCSDDPGTGTPPPAGPQYKGDVFTICHEIRDGKAFELPAASGELLDCVIIGGGISGLVAARKLQRSGVTNILLLEKEDPVGGVSKKGGDPDRTHGQAAAYTVFPYNDNLNETYEDLGIITGYDMEGTPIVDEKYIIPGPANGDWIAGKFYEDGWEAGMDALPYPPNVIADLKAFREDMIAWYDYEGQDMKFGFDTPTDNSTTDPDVRGLDNITLAEYIAGKGWAPEVGQYFDPYCRSSLGTTYDKVSAWAAISFLCAEFGPVLSQPGGNAYLALMLAEKIGVDKIKTGAFVLRAKNEGDEVHVSYMIDGVVTTIRAKTAIYAANRYIAKHVLPDLGAAGRDEAKDFHYTPYLVAAVYVNKTPANLGFDNWVHGADTLFADFIVADWTSHADPVNAPLDRPNVLSCYCPLLGPTARVDLQTKPFEEYEERILSDLEKVIPGVRDTVTGVDLYRWGHAMIAADKGFVFGAARLSSRQPLGKISFACHDTDGVPAFENAVGAAYLAVVEVAAHLGVMP